The Elusimicrobiota bacterium nucleotide sequence CAATTTTCAAGGAAGTTGGGCCGTTATGTGGAAAGGCGTTACGGGTCTGATAGTAAATGTTGCAAAGGGCAGGAAGGAAGTTTATTTTTCTGATTTGCCTGAATATTGTGTAAATAACTTAAGTGCGTTAATGTAAGTTATGCCCATGAATTTAAAATATTTTCGATTTCAATAAAAAAAGGTCTTCCACAAAGAAGACCTAATAACAATCGAACTACAATAACTCAATCGCGCTGAGTTATACTGGTTCGAAATACAAAAAACTCCGCGAACTTGACGCACTTAGAACCTATTTTATTGAGAATTATAAGGAATTACAGGGCTTTTCCCGGAAAATAAGCAGGTTTTGCGTACCGATCTCAAGCAAGGCGATACCTGTTATCCAGCGTTTTGCTATAGGTCAGAATTTCACCGCTGTCTGTAAAATCCAGACGTTATTATCGGCGTCCGACCATCCTACGCCTGCTTTGTCAAGCTTTCCTTCATAAATGAACTGAAGTTTCGCGTTATCGCCCAGATAATAATTAAGGCCAACGGCTGTAATTGTTATTTCGCTATTATCTGCAGCTGCGGTATTCCCGTCATAAACATCATAACGCACTACCGGCTGCAAGTCGGATATCCTGTAACCCGCTTCGGCATAATAACCCTGCGCGGTTATAACATCATTCTCTCCTGTCATGTATTCTGCAAGCAGATAATAGGGGCCGCCTTCGTATTTAATATCAAGGCCGGTCCTGTTCCTTGTGAGTGCCGCAACGGTGGCTTTTCCGCTATACAGGGAAACGCCCCCTGACAGATTATTTAACGGAGAATACCCAATCCTTCCTGCAAAATCTTTCACGTTATTGTCTTCTTCCGCATTTGCCAACATCGCGCTAAAATCTGAACCGTTTATACCGGCCAGCACCCAATCCACACTGCCTGATTTACCCGTTACTCTTACTCCAAAATCTTTTGCTCCGCCGCCAGCGAGCTTTTAGATAACTTGCGAGGAATTGATAGTATGCAAATTAAAAGGAGATACCGTGTTCTGATACCCCAGCGGAATACCAAAACGGCCGATTGCTATCTTTCCTACCAGCGGCACTTTATAGTCGATCGTCATGTCAAGCATGTTTGTTAACACCGTGCAGGTTTCCATCTGCATGAAAACCCCGACTTTGTTTGAAATATCGCCCTTGGCAAAAATACGCGCGCGTCTGACTGTAAAATATAATTCCTTACCGGCCTTGGAAGTGTCGTTTACCAGTTGCACCTGCCCTAGACCGCCGAATTGGACCTGCCCAAAAACCGTTGAAAGACCGCCACATAAAACCAGCAACACAATAAATCTCTTTCTCATTTAAAACCTCCTTAAAATATTCCCCTGGAATTTTCAAAGCCCGGCAGTTTGTGATTCATGCGAATTTATTTATTTCGCTGTTTCTGTGTCAGCAAGGAAACAACATACAAAGTAATAAAACTCAACGGCACAGAAATAATCGCCGGGTTATTAATCGGAACCGGAGCTTTAACATTCACCAAATGGTACACATTATTATAAGTTTCCTGTGACAGAAGTATTAATCCCATCGCTGAGCATAGGCCCACTACAATGGAAGCAACAACTCCTTTGGACGTGGTTTTCTTCCAAAACAGTATCATAATAATTGCAGGAAAATTAGCTGACGCGGCTACAGCAAATGCCCAGCCAACCAGGTACGATACGTTCATTCCCTTGTAAAGAATACCTAATACCATCGCAATACAACCAACGGAAACAGCCGCAATTTTACCTGCAAACACTTTGTGCTTGTCTTCCATATTCATGCCCATAAACCTGTCCATTATATCATGAGCTACCGCGCCTGAAGCCGCGACAATTAACCCACTGACTGTTCCTAATACCGTAGCAAAAGCTAATGCCGATACAATCGCAAAAATAGTAACCCCGAATGATTTGGCCAGTAGCGGCGCG carries:
- a CDS encoding OprO/OprP family phosphate-selective porin; this encodes MDWVLAGINGSDFSAMLANAEEDNNVKDFAGRIGYSPLNNLSGGVSLYSGKATVAALTRNRTGLDIKYEGGPYYLLAEYMTGENDVITAQGYYAEAGYRISDLQPVVRYDVYDGNTAAADNSEITITAVGLNYYLGDNAKLQFIYEGKLDKAGVGWSDADNNVWILQTAVKF